The Campylobacter sp. genome contains the following window.
ACCGAACGACAGCCCTTGTAGCGTTCAAGCTTTGGTAACGTAAGTGCGGTAGGGCCAAATCTCGTGCAGCCGTCCGCCAAAAGATCGGGGTCGCCGTGAAGCGCGGCAAATGGAAGCTTTGGGTTTTGCACCATGTAAACCTTGCCGTTTAGAAGCTTTTGCTTGGTTAGATAGAAGCTGCCGGCGATGCAAATCGTGCTAAGATCCTGCCCCAGCCCCATTTTGTGCGCTAGCCACAGCGAGTGGGCGCCCGCATCTACGACTACAAAATCGGCGCTTAGCGAGAGTCTATTTGCGGTGCGGATATAGAACTTATCGCCTACTTTAGTGATGTTTTGCACCTCGGTGTTGAGGTACAGATCGCAGGTTTTGCCCTCCACGTTTTTAGCGTTTTGCACGAAGGAATTCGCCATCGCGCCATAATCGATCGTCGTGTAAACTCCCGATTGCACACCCATTGCTACGATATCCTCCGCTCGCTCCTCTCCGCGCCCGTCAAAAACTAGCTTGGGCTCGATTTTTTTGAGCTCTTCCTTGTCGAAAAGCTGCAAATACGGATAAAGCTCTTTAAATTTCTCAAAGCGCTCTTTAATTAGCCCTACCTCGCTTTCGCCCACGCCAAGAGCCATTTTCTGCCCTTGAAATAAAAATTTATTCTCATATCCGTGCTTTTGGCAATACTTCACGATCATATCCGCCTTGCGCTTGACTTCGGTCGCTTTTTGCAGATCGTAGTTGGTCTCGATGTCGCCGCAATGAATCGTCTGAGAGTTTGCGCTGGCTTTAGAATTTAGCGTCGCAAGCCCTTCGTATTTTTCAAGTAGAGCGATATTTTTGATCCCGCTAAATTCTGCCAGCACGTATGCTAGCGCACTGCCCGTGATACCGCCGCCTATGATGATTACTTCGTAATGTTTTTCTTGCATGCCCTTTCCTTATCGAATTTGGCTGCAATTGTGCGAAAATTTCGCTTAAAAGCTAGTTATAAAAGCGTGAATTTAGATGATTTTATATAAAATTCGCACCATTTCATTTTGGGAGTAGTATATGAAAAAATCGATTCTTGTCGGATTAAGTTTGATTATAGCCACGTCGCTGTGGGGCGCGGATAAGAAAATTTATCGCCTTAAGCTAGCTCAGACTTACGAGCTTAGTATGCCTATCGTAGGCGATGTCGCCAAGCGGATGGCAGATCTTGCAGATAGTATGTCTGATGGCAGACTAAAAATCAGCATCGACGCGCCTAGCAAACATAAAGCACCTTTTGCGATCTATGATATGGTCAAAAACGGACAATACGATTTAGGCTATACTGCGAGCTACTATTATAAAGGCAAAAATAGCGCGAATATGCTGTTTACGACGGTGCCTTTTGGTATGACGAAAGACGAGCAACATGCTTGGTATTACTTCGGCGGGGGTAAGGAGCTAGCGGATAAATTCTATGCTAAAAGCAATCTAAAGGTCTTTAATATCCTAAATAGCGGCATGCAGATGGGCGGTTGGTTTA
Protein-coding sequences here:
- a CDS encoding FAD-dependent oxidoreductase gives rise to the protein MQEKHYEVIIIGGGITGSALAYVLAEFSGIKNIALLEKYEGLATLNSKASANSQTIHCGDIETNYDLQKATEVKRKADMIVKYCQKHGYENKFLFQGQKMALGVGESEVGLIKERFEKFKELYPYLQLFDKEELKKIEPKLVFDGRGEERAEDIVAMGVQSGVYTTIDYGAMANSFVQNAKNVEGKTCDLYLNTEVQNITKVGDKFYIRTANRLSLSADFVVVDAGAHSLWLAHKMGLGQDLSTICIAGSFYLTKQKLLNGKVYMVQNPKLPFAALHGDPDLLADGCTRFGPTALTLPKLERYKGCRSVPEFFQSLNFDMDVAKVIWQNFGDSEVRDFLIRNIGFEIPILGKKLFVKNARKIIPSIREEDIYYAKGFGGVRPQVISHSQKKLILGEARIGENPGIIFNMTPSPGATSCLGNALRDAKSACEYLGASFDDAKFDAEMMR